One Candidatus Korarchaeum sp. genomic region harbors:
- a CDS encoding 4-vinyl reductase, with product MSLLKEVRNWEDRRGVLYAKVDVPEFSEVFLRDVVIMSTRWWADFMSGISALMGEKALRPALYYSAYRMMKQHNQKGIVRMKGKVPRRRIFEIACEIFSSLGFGEIRGVEVAGGRMRVVVRDSFEARGRRAEKPVCHFVAGMLSAMVEDIFDIRVGPVVEESCAATGNEHCTFSAEVMEVGVDSF from the coding sequence ATGTCGCTGTTGAAGGAGGTGAGGAACTGGGAAGATAGAAGGGGGGTCCTTTACGCTAAGGTGGACGTACCCGAGTTCTCCGAGGTCTTCCTGAGGGACGTGGTCATAATGTCCACCAGGTGGTGGGCCGACTTCATGTCGGGGATATCCGCCCTCATGGGGGAGAAGGCCCTAAGGCCGGCCCTCTACTACTCAGCCTATCGGATGATGAAGCAGCACAACCAGAAGGGAATCGTGAGGATGAAGGGGAAGGTGCCGAGGAGGAGAATCTTCGAGATAGCCTGCGAGATATTCTCGAGCCTGGGCTTCGGGGAGATAAGGGGCGTGGAGGTAGCCGGAGGGAGGATGAGGGTCGTGGTTAGAGACTCCTTCGAGGCCAGGGGGAGGAGGGCCGAGAAGCCCGTCTGCCACTTCGTGGCGGGCATGCTCTCGGCCATGGTCGAGGACATCTTTGACATCAGGGTCGGTCCCGTCGTCGAGGAGAGCTGCGCCGCTACGGGCAATGAACACTGCACGTTCTCAGCCGAGGTGATGGAGGTTGGCGTCGATAGCTTCTGA
- a CDS encoding isoaspartyl peptidase/L-asparaginase, translated as MEPAIVVHGGAWAIPDEEIEAHLRGVRRAAELGWRVLKEEDNSLDAVERAVMLMEDDPTFDAGIGSFLNREGGVELDASIMDGELRAGAVAAVNRVRNPVRLARLIMERTEHLLFVGEGAHKLALSFGLELIDPEELIVERERRRWEEFRAKGMTSRRAFEKDSTVGAVAVDSKGRFAAALSTGGSPYRMVGRVGDVPVIGAGLYADNGKGAAACSGHGESIMKVVLAKSTVDMLALGLGAMEAARAGVSLLERVGGRGGVIVIDRSGELGYHFNTPRMAIAYAKEGVLESLI; from the coding sequence TTGGAGCCAGCCATCGTGGTGCACGGCGGTGCCTGGGCGATTCCGGATGAGGAGATCGAGGCCCATCTTAGGGGAGTTAGGAGAGCAGCCGAGTTGGGATGGAGGGTACTGAAGGAGGAGGATAATTCATTGGATGCCGTTGAGAGGGCGGTGATGCTCATGGAGGACGATCCCACCTTCGATGCCGGCATCGGTTCCTTCCTGAATAGGGAGGGTGGGGTCGAGCTCGATGCCTCGATAATGGACGGTGAGCTGAGGGCGGGGGCTGTTGCAGCGGTTAACAGGGTGAGGAACCCCGTAAGGTTGGCCAGATTGATAATGGAGAGGACCGAGCACCTGCTCTTCGTGGGCGAGGGGGCCCATAAGCTAGCTCTGAGCTTCGGTCTCGAGCTGATAGACCCCGAGGAGCTGATAGTGGAGAGGGAGAGGCGCAGGTGGGAGGAGTTCAGAGCTAAGGGAATGACCTCAAGGAGGGCCTTCGAGAAGGACTCTACTGTTGGTGCCGTAGCTGTGGACTCCAAGGGTAGGTTCGCCGCTGCCCTTTCAACGGGGGGCTCACCCTACAGGATGGTGGGCAGGGTGGGGGACGTGCCCGTCATAGGAGCCGGCCTCTACGCCGACAATGGCAAGGGAGCTGCTGCTTGCTCCGGGCATGGGGAGAGCATAATGAAGGTCGTGCTAGCGAAGTCCACGGTGGATATGCTCGCTTTAGGGCTGGGCGCGATGGAGGCCGCTAGAGCTGGCGTCAGCCTCCTGGAGAGAGTGGGGGGAAGGGGTGGCGTGATAGTCATAGATAGGAGCGGTGAGCTGGGTTATCACTTCAACACACCCAGGATGGCCATAGCGTACGCTAAGGAAGGCGTCTTGGAGAGCTTGATATGA
- a CDS encoding MFS transporter has product MDILRLSLVTSLFNTGFYLATSLIVLYFSDLGMPEFLIGVAMTLARLSYGLASMFSGAMADRVGRYYPMLTGFLLGASSTMLLSMIRTQSVAILLLIAAWVGYSMYSPAALALVSEVSRGTATSYGWYYLFITAGQIVGQALSGSAVKLGGYSLAFASGGTLGLISAVLTWLWFRGNRRSEAGVDLLRDLGEGARVLIRNRYLSYLAISLSLHGIGFTMTFTFIPLVARLDQGMSEPEIGLALSIWSFGNLIATVPLGRVTDRIGGRAMLIYHLLASSLVWWIYPFLRDLILIYALMLIQGFVGAMDLPARRLLLVGISEREVATAIGSLDSITFLLSSLGNLLAGYTWYLGHWVPFVMGCIVNTVGLAVLLRVKPR; this is encoded by the coding sequence TTGGACATTTTGAGGCTCTCTCTAGTTACCTCCCTCTTCAACACCGGGTTCTACCTGGCTACCTCCCTGATAGTGCTCTACTTCAGTGACCTAGGGATGCCGGAGTTCCTGATAGGGGTCGCTATGACATTAGCTAGGCTCTCCTACGGCTTAGCGTCCATGTTCTCGGGAGCCATGGCGGATAGGGTAGGGAGGTACTACCCAATGCTAACTGGCTTCCTATTAGGAGCTTCCTCCACAATGCTCCTCTCAATGATAAGAACTCAATCCGTCGCTATCCTCCTACTGATAGCGGCTTGGGTAGGCTACTCGATGTACAGCCCGGCAGCGCTGGCCCTGGTCTCGGAGGTATCGAGGGGGACAGCTACCTCCTACGGCTGGTACTACCTCTTCATCACAGCTGGCCAGATAGTGGGCCAAGCTCTCTCGGGATCCGCGGTCAAATTAGGTGGTTACTCACTGGCCTTCGCATCCGGTGGCACGCTCGGTCTGATCTCAGCGGTCCTCACCTGGCTCTGGTTCAGGGGGAACAGGAGGAGTGAGGCGGGCGTGGACCTCCTCAGGGACCTAGGCGAGGGAGCCAGGGTGCTAATCAGGAACAGGTACCTGAGCTACCTAGCTATCTCACTATCGCTCCACGGAATAGGATTCACGATGACCTTCACCTTCATACCGCTAGTGGCTAGGTTGGATCAGGGGATGAGTGAGCCCGAGATAGGCTTAGCCCTCTCCATCTGGAGCTTCGGGAATCTGATAGCCACGGTGCCCCTCGGGAGGGTCACCGATAGGATAGGCGGTAGGGCGATGCTCATCTACCACTTGCTCGCTTCCTCGCTCGTTTGGTGGATCTACCCTTTCCTGAGGGACCTAATCCTGATATACGCCCTTATGCTCATTCAGGGTTTCGTTGGGGCGATGGACCTGCCCGCTAGGAGGCTCCTACTCGTCGGCATATCGGAGAGGGAGGTGGCCACGGCCATAGGCTCCCTGGATTCCATCACCTTCCTCCTGAGCTCACTGGGGAACCTCCTGGCGGGTTACACCTGGTACCTGGGTCACTGGGTCCCCTTCGTGATGGGCTGCATCGTGAACACAGTTGGCTTGGCTGTGCTGCTGAGGGTCAAGCCCAGGTGA
- a CDS encoding LysR family transcriptional regulator, translating into MASIASERVHLVIRSVGRCYLRCSFCNWEGEMDEAHLRGSSLELLLDMLMGEGFKPEAYFSCPDPLLHPDLSSLLECLAERGLRSTVLVPSRTRSGRASWDALMSSSEVFVFSTSVSDMRSSRELLRFLISNDLNVKLLLISETVREGELESAIGFAKDTGLELWVSPPLFRGSAHDGLRGIELGGLGRRWMGVYGVRVAFKGDFPIRLLEGPRCEPDCRLLYLTPKGRVGRCPFNAVEQALPSPLETISILREGCEGVKAEEKFRLVPSVKLVTREGEEIDERDLEILLILEESRSLSQAARILGTTPSSVLKRVRRMEAILGCSLMLSSRGGYFRGGVRLTGECEELIRRYRELKVSIFNRYRFSQMEKKFARVMGK; encoded by the coding sequence TTGGCGTCGATAGCTTCTGAGAGGGTCCACCTCGTGATCAGATCGGTGGGGAGGTGCTACCTGAGGTGCAGCTTCTGCAACTGGGAGGGCGAGATGGACGAGGCCCATCTGAGGGGTTCATCCCTGGAGCTCCTTTTAGATATGCTCATGGGGGAGGGATTCAAGCCAGAAGCCTACTTCTCCTGTCCGGATCCGCTGCTGCATCCCGATCTCTCCTCCCTGCTCGAGTGCCTGGCTGAGAGGGGCCTGAGGTCCACTGTGCTCGTTCCCTCGAGAACGAGGTCCGGCAGGGCCTCCTGGGACGCTCTGATGAGTTCGAGCGAGGTGTTCGTCTTCTCAACATCTGTCAGTGACATGAGGAGCTCCAGGGAACTCCTGAGGTTCCTCATCTCAAACGACCTGAACGTGAAGCTGCTCCTCATCTCGGAGACGGTCAGGGAGGGGGAGCTGGAGTCGGCGATCGGGTTCGCGAAGGACACGGGGCTCGAGCTCTGGGTGTCCCCTCCCCTCTTCAGGGGTTCCGCGCACGACGGGTTGCGGGGCATCGAGCTCGGTGGGCTCGGAAGGAGGTGGATGGGGGTCTACGGCGTCAGGGTAGCCTTTAAGGGAGACTTCCCCATCAGGCTCCTCGAGGGCCCGAGGTGCGAGCCCGACTGCAGGCTGCTATACCTCACCCCCAAGGGGAGGGTGGGGAGGTGCCCCTTCAACGCGGTGGAGCAGGCTCTACCATCTCCTCTGGAGACGATCTCGATACTCAGGGAGGGGTGCGAGGGGGTCAAAGCGGAGGAGAAGTTCAGGTTGGTGCCTTCAGTTAAGCTGGTCACGAGGGAGGGGGAGGAGATAGATGAGAGGGATTTGGAGATCCTCTTGATCTTGGAGGAATCCAGGAGCTTGAGTCAAGCAGCTAGGATACTGGGGACCACTCCTTCCTCCGTCCTGAAGAGGGTCAGGAGAATGGAGGCGATCCTGGGATGCTCCCTGATGCTCAGCTCCAGGGGAGGGTACTTCAGGGGCGGCGTGAGGCTCACGGGCGAGTGTGAGGAGCTGATCAGGAGGTACAGGGAGCTTAAGGTATCAATTTTTAACAGATATCGTTTTTCGCAGATGGAAAAGAAGTTTGCGAGAGTTATGGGAAAATAG
- a CDS encoding aminotransferase class I/II-fold pyridoxal phosphate-dependent enzyme: MRVNPFLVERYMSAYEHLAEFNIAETCVAPFKLSELLRLIEREDLVEELKGLTLDYGYSEGLPELREGIARLYRKIEPDNVLVTRGAIEANFQVFYTLLEPGDKVVSIFPAYQQLYSAPESFGARVELLRLREEDSWLPDLSELERIAEGSKLIVINNPHNPTGSVIDEATIRRIIEIAESSDSYLLFDESYHGLFLDPSYSAPSAADLSERVIVTRSFSKPLSLTGLRLGWIATRDYRVIEELKLRRDYMAISNSVLVERIAAAAMERVERIYERSLRILRTNLRVLRELIEGRDYLDWVPPRAGSVAFPRYDLSVGSEELAVRLLREKGVFLVPGSCFGIEKHLRIGFGARPEVFEEGVRRLGEFLDSLAS, translated from the coding sequence ATGAGGGTCAATCCGTTCCTGGTTGAGAGGTACATGAGCGCTTACGAGCACTTAGCTGAGTTCAACATAGCTGAGACCTGCGTGGCTCCCTTTAAGTTAAGCGAGCTCCTCAGACTGATAGAGAGGGAGGACCTGGTTGAGGAGCTCAAGGGATTGACGCTGGACTACGGATACTCTGAGGGCCTCCCTGAGCTTAGGGAAGGCATAGCGAGGCTCTATAGAAAGATAGAGCCAGATAACGTCCTGGTAACTAGGGGGGCCATTGAGGCAAACTTTCAGGTCTTCTACACGCTCTTGGAACCTGGGGATAAGGTGGTCTCGATATTCCCAGCCTATCAGCAACTCTACAGCGCTCCTGAGTCCTTCGGAGCTCGTGTCGAACTCCTGAGACTGAGGGAGGAGGATTCCTGGCTCCCGGATCTGAGTGAGCTGGAGAGGATCGCGGAGGGGAGTAAGCTAATCGTGATCAACAACCCCCACAATCCGACGGGCAGCGTCATAGATGAGGCGACTATTAGGAGGATAATAGAAATCGCTGAGAGCTCGGATTCGTACCTACTCTTCGATGAGTCCTACCACGGGCTCTTCCTCGATCCAAGCTACTCAGCACCATCGGCGGCGGATCTGAGCGAGAGGGTGATAGTCACCAGGTCCTTCTCCAAGCCGCTCTCCCTGACCGGCCTCAGGCTCGGGTGGATAGCGACCAGGGACTACCGAGTGATAGAGGAGCTCAAGCTACGCAGGGACTACATGGCCATAAGCAACAGCGTGCTGGTAGAGAGGATAGCCGCAGCGGCTATGGAGAGGGTTGAGAGGATATACGAGAGGAGCCTGAGGATCCTGAGGACGAACCTCCGCGTACTTAGGGAGCTGATCGAGGGGAGGGATTACCTCGACTGGGTCCCCCCCAGGGCCGGGAGCGTCGCCTTCCCCAGGTACGACCTGAGCGTGGGATCTGAAGAGCTCGCAGTGAGGCTTTTGAGGGAAAAGGGAGTCTTCTTAGTCCCTGGATCCTGCTTTGGGATTGAAAAACACCTCAGGATAGGGTTCGGGGCTAGACCGGAGGTCTTCGAGGAGGGAGTGAGGAGGCTGGGTGAGTTCCTAGATAGCTTAGCCTCTTGA